GTAGATAATGATGTGGTTTCTAATTTCTTTGTAAGGCATAATTTTTCCAAAATCCAACGGTATATGAGCAGTTAGGTAGGTCCCGCATAGTGATTAACTAACCACCGAAATTCCAACAGTAAACTGTTTCCATCCCCCTTTCttgaatcttcttctccatcgtTCAGTTCTTGACCCAAATTATTTCTCCTCCAATTCTCCAATTCTAATAACTCATGGATAGACTAGTAACAGTAGATGCAAAAGAACTAAACCTTCttttcaaaccaaaccaaaaatgTTCAACAAGTTTCAAGCTAACGAATCTTATGCATACCATGTCTATTGCAGTTTCTGTAACCACTACAAATCCTAATTTATTCTCAATCAGTCAACCTTTTTCTGTTCTTTCACCTCTCGCTTCATCAAATGTTACTCTATTTCTCACTTTACCATCAGAACTCCCGCAAATTTCATCTCCAATTGATTCTTTACATGTTCGTACAACAATTCTACCAACAGGTAAAGCTAATCAAGATGATCTCCACAGATTTTTTACAAAACCTGGTGCATCTCatatcttcagagatgcaaacttaCCCATCTATTTTGTTGGTGAATTTGTTGCAAAGTTCTTGATTTCTGAACCTTGTTTTCAGACCTTGGAGAGTAATTTTATCTTGTCTAAAGCAATTGGTAATTGTACTGAAACTCAGATTACGTCTCTTCTTTGGTATGCTGTTGGTAagggaaaccctagttttgtttctGCTTTGATTGATGCTGGTGGTGATGTGAATTTTAGGGATTTATCAAATGGGAAATCTTTGTTGTTTGCAGCTGTTAATTCAGGTAATATAGATGTGGTTGTGGTTTTGATTGAATCTGGTTGTGAGATTAATGGTTCAACTGATTGGTTTTTACATGATTCAGCAGCGATAAATCGAGTAGATTTGATGGGTTTGTTTTGTGAGTTTGGATGTTTGGTTAATTCTGTTGATTCATATAGTCGAACACCCATTCATGTTTCGGCAATTCATGGGAATTTAGATGCTTTGAAGTTTTGTGTCAGTAAAGGAGGTGATACTGATTGTGTTGATAATAATGGCTGTACGCCGTTACATTGTGCAGCTTCGGAAGGGCGGAGGGAAGTTGTAGAGTTCTTATTAGAATGTTCTTCGTATTCGAAGTACTCGATTAATGGTGATGGGAAAACACCTTTTTTAGTTGCAATTGATAACGGGCATTCTCATTTACTTGATTTGCTTAGGTTAAGCGATGTTTTACATAGAGCGGCAACATTAGGAGATGTTCATGGATTGAGAAGTTGTATTGAAAAAGGAGCGATAATTAACAGTCGAGATCAAAATGGTTGGACTGCTCTTCATAGAGCTTCATTCAAAGGTCAAATGGAAAGCGTAAAACTTTTGATAAGTAACGGAGCTCAAGTTGATCTTGTTGATGATGCAGGTTATACACCATTGCACTGTGCCACTGAAGCCGGTCATTCTGAAGTTGCTTCGTATCTGATAAAAAAAGGTGCTTTAGCGAATATGAAGAGTCTCGAAGGTGTGTCACCATTGAACTTGACTTCATTTAAGAATCATTCTGCT
Above is a genomic segment from Papaver somniferum cultivar HN1 chromosome 10, ASM357369v1, whole genome shotgun sequence containing:
- the LOC113318673 gene encoding ankyrin repeat, PH and SEC7 domain containing protein secG-like; translation: MDRLVTVDAKELNLLFKPNQKCSTSFKLTNLMHTMSIAVSVTTTNPNLFSISQPFSVLSPLASSNVTLFLTLPSELPQISSPIDSLHVRTTILPTGKANQDDLHRFFTKPGASHIFRDANLPIYFVGEFVAKFLISEPCFQTLESNFILSKAIGNCTETQITSLLWYAVGKGNPSFVSALIDAGGDVNFRDLSNGKSLLFAAVNSGNIDVVVVLIESGCEINGSTDWFLHDSAAINRVDLMGLFCEFGCLVNSVDSYSRTPIHVSAIHGNLDALKFCVSKGGDTDCVDNNGCTPLHCAASEGRREVVEFLLECSSYSKYSINGDGKTPFLVAIDNGHSHLLDLLRLSDVLHRAATLGDVHGLRSCIEKGAIINSRDQNGWTALHRASFKGQMESVKLLISNGAQVDLVDDAGYTPLHCATEAGHSEVASYLIKKGALANMKSLEGVSPLNLTSFKNHSAFKFPLCEEKELV